From Humisphaera borealis, the proteins below share one genomic window:
- a CDS encoding glutathione peroxidase, translating to MSIFTSKLRTCLVALSSLVLGGSAIAADAKPAAKKPAAGDVITAPTQAPAKDSPLSHTLKDIEGKDADLSKLKGKVVMFVNVASKCGNTPQYKQLEEVYEKYKGKGLVIVGIPANEFGKQEPGTNEQIKEFCSSKYAVTFPMMGKIVVKGEGIHPLYKQLTSTPGMEGDVSWNFQKYIVDRNGATIARIAPKTKPDDAKVIDVLEKALAAEPAK from the coding sequence ATGTCTATCTTTACGTCGAAACTGCGAACCTGCCTGGTTGCCCTGTCGTCGCTGGTCCTGGGCGGTTCGGCGATCGCCGCCGACGCAAAGCCCGCCGCCAAGAAGCCCGCCGCCGGCGATGTGATCACGGCACCCACGCAGGCCCCGGCCAAGGACAGCCCGCTGAGCCACACCCTCAAGGACATCGAAGGTAAGGACGCGGACCTTTCCAAGCTCAAGGGCAAGGTGGTCATGTTCGTGAACGTGGCCAGCAAGTGCGGCAACACGCCGCAGTACAAGCAGCTCGAAGAGGTTTACGAGAAGTACAAGGGCAAGGGCCTGGTGATCGTGGGCATCCCCGCCAACGAGTTCGGCAAGCAGGAGCCGGGGACGAACGAGCAGATCAAGGAGTTCTGCAGCAGCAAGTACGCCGTCACGTTCCCGATGATGGGCAAGATTGTCGTCAAGGGCGAAGGCATCCACCCGCTGTACAAGCAGTTGACCAGCACGCCGGGCATGGAAGGCGACGTCTCCTGGAACTTCCAGAAGTACATCGTCGACCGCAACGGCGCGACAATCGCGCGGATCGCCCCCAAGACCAAGCCGGACGACGCCAAGGTGATTGACGTCCTCGAGAAGGCGCTCGCGGCCGAGCCGGCGAAGTAA
- a CDS encoding GNAT family N-acetyltransferase yields MPDPHIPVQIRPATLADLPAINDIYNHYVIHSTCTYQEEPETMESRIAWFHRHGVSHSIVVATDDVGTILGWGSLSAFHPRSAYRFTVENSVYLRHDVRGRGLGKAILAELISRARDLGFRSIIALIDAEQAASVALHKRAGFTLAGRLTQVGFKFGQWLDVVYMQLTL; encoded by the coding sequence ATGCCTGACCCGCACATCCCCGTTCAGATTCGCCCCGCCACGCTGGCCGATCTACCGGCCATCAATGACATCTATAACCACTACGTCATCCACTCGACCTGCACCTACCAGGAAGAGCCCGAGACGATGGAATCGAGAATCGCGTGGTTCCATCGACACGGCGTCAGCCATTCGATTGTGGTCGCTACCGATGATGTCGGGACGATTCTGGGCTGGGGATCGTTGTCGGCGTTCCACCCGCGTAGTGCCTATCGGTTCACGGTTGAGAACTCGGTATACCTCCGCCATGACGTCCGCGGGCGGGGTCTCGGCAAGGCGATTTTGGCCGAGTTGATTTCGCGTGCCCGGGATCTCGGCTTTCGTTCGATCATCGCCTTAATCGACGCCGAGCAGGCGGCGTCGGTGGCACTTCACAAGCGTGCCGGATTCACTCTTGCGGGGCGGCTCACCCAGGTGGGGTTTAAGTTCGGCCAGTGGCTGGATGTGGTGTACATGCAGTTGACGCTTTGA
- a CDS encoding metallophosphoesterase — protein MPIQLPPISRRQFLGASLAALAGGAFIGDLRADGKPVDPTRVALFSDTHLAADAKAISRQVCMLEHFEAARASMLAMPALPGAMLINGDLALNAGLPGDYVTITNGLKPIREAGIPVHLLLGNHDDRDNFWKALPPEDANKAVEGKHLSILKSKHADLILLDSLEFVNKTPGLIGDVQRAWLAKALDARADRPCVVVVHHNPTDPANSKVAGIKDTDELMKVLLPRKQVKALVFGHTHKWVKTSIEGMHLVNLPPVAYPFKATDPSGWVDGIFTDSGAKLTLRCVGPRNPADGEVFDLKWRT, from the coding sequence ATGCCGATTCAGCTGCCGCCAATCTCTCGACGACAATTCCTGGGTGCTTCGCTGGCCGCGCTGGCCGGCGGCGCGTTCATTGGTGATCTGCGGGCCGACGGTAAGCCGGTCGATCCGACCCGAGTCGCACTGTTTTCCGATACACACCTCGCCGCCGACGCCAAGGCCATCAGCCGGCAGGTCTGCATGTTGGAACACTTCGAGGCCGCCCGTGCGAGCATGCTCGCGATGCCCGCGCTCCCCGGGGCGATGCTGATCAACGGCGACTTGGCGTTGAACGCCGGCCTTCCCGGCGACTACGTAACCATCACCAACGGGCTCAAGCCGATCCGCGAAGCAGGCATCCCTGTCCACCTGCTGCTCGGCAATCACGACGACCGCGACAACTTCTGGAAAGCGCTTCCCCCCGAAGACGCGAACAAGGCCGTCGAAGGCAAGCACCTGTCGATTCTGAAATCGAAACACGCCGACCTGATCCTGCTCGACTCTCTTGAATTCGTGAACAAGACGCCCGGCCTGATCGGCGACGTTCAGCGTGCATGGCTCGCCAAGGCACTGGACGCACGGGCCGACCGTCCCTGCGTCGTCGTCGTCCATCACAACCCGACCGACCCGGCCAATTCGAAAGTGGCGGGAATCAAAGACACCGACGAGTTGATGAAAGTGCTTCTCCCGCGAAAGCAGGTCAAGGCGCTCGTGTTCGGCCACACGCACAAGTGGGTCAAGACCAGCATCGAAGGCATGCACCTGGTCAATCTGCCCCCGGTGGCGTACCCCTTCAAAGCGACCGATCCATCAGGCTGGGTGGACGGCATATTCACCGATAGCGGCGCAAAGCTCACCCTGCGCTGCGTAGGCCCCAGGAACCCCGCCGACGGCGAGGTGTTCGATCTGAAGTGGCGGACCTAG
- a CDS encoding sulfatase — MRSTIGFAVALLLFFAPAAQAQTPAKPNVIVFLIDDMGWRDVGCYGSKYYETPAIDKLASQGMRFTQAYAACCVCSPTRAALLTGKSPARLGITDWIPGQRPKGKPLNGADIHNELALSEVTIAEALKADGYVTASIGKWHLGGPEFYPEKNGFDVNIAGTHKGQPPSYFAPYKIDTLPEGPKGEYLTDRLTTEAETFIDTNKDKPFFLYFPHFSVHTPIQAKKDLEGKYAAKTTVDGQNNPAYAAMVDSTDQSVGRVMKKLDDLKLAEKTIVIFTSDNGGLSMRNAKGLGPTNNEPLRGGKGSPWEGGTRVPLIVRWTGVIKPGVTDATPVISYDFFNTLLDLTGSKSPKAASGDGESFAAVLKQSGKLARDTIYWHYPHYHPGGATPNSSLRQGDWKLVRFYEDGHRELYNLKDDPYEKNDLAKANPEQTAKLDAVLSAYLKETGAKMPTANPQFDPKAAQGQ; from the coding sequence ATGAGGTCCACCATCGGGTTCGCTGTCGCCTTGCTCTTGTTCTTCGCGCCCGCCGCGCAGGCACAGACGCCCGCCAAGCCGAACGTCATTGTCTTCCTGATCGACGACATGGGCTGGCGCGACGTCGGCTGCTACGGCAGCAAGTACTACGAGACGCCGGCGATCGACAAGCTGGCCTCGCAAGGCATGCGGTTTACGCAGGCCTACGCGGCGTGCTGTGTCTGTTCGCCGACGCGCGCGGCCCTGCTCACCGGCAAGTCGCCGGCCCGGCTCGGCATCACCGACTGGATTCCCGGCCAGCGTCCCAAGGGCAAGCCGCTGAATGGGGCCGACATCCACAACGAACTGGCGCTTTCGGAAGTCACCATCGCCGAGGCGCTCAAAGCCGACGGCTATGTGACGGCGTCGATCGGCAAGTGGCACCTCGGCGGGCCGGAGTTCTATCCCGAAAAGAACGGCTTCGACGTCAACATCGCCGGCACCCACAAGGGGCAGCCGCCGAGCTACTTCGCGCCTTACAAGATCGACACCCTTCCCGAAGGCCCCAAAGGCGAATACCTGACCGACCGGCTGACGACCGAAGCCGAGACGTTCATCGACACGAACAAGGACAAGCCGTTCTTCCTCTACTTCCCTCATTTTTCGGTGCACACGCCGATCCAGGCGAAGAAGGACCTTGAGGGCAAGTACGCCGCCAAGACCACCGTCGACGGCCAGAACAACCCGGCGTACGCGGCGATGGTGGACAGCACCGACCAATCCGTCGGCCGGGTGATGAAGAAGCTCGACGACCTGAAGCTGGCCGAGAAGACGATCGTCATCTTCACCTCCGACAACGGCGGCCTGTCGATGCGAAATGCCAAAGGTTTGGGCCCGACGAACAACGAACCCCTTCGCGGCGGCAAGGGTTCGCCTTGGGAAGGCGGCACACGCGTGCCGCTGATCGTCCGCTGGACCGGCGTCATCAAGCCCGGCGTCACCGACGCTACGCCCGTGATCAGCTACGACTTCTTCAACACGCTGCTCGACCTGACCGGCTCAAAATCCCCCAAAGCCGCCAGCGGCGACGGCGAGAGTTTCGCGGCAGTGCTGAAGCAGTCCGGCAAGCTCGCCCGCGACACGATCTACTGGCATTACCCCCACTATCACCCCGGCGGCGCGACGCCGAACTCCAGCCTGCGGCAAGGGGACTGGAAGCTGGTCCGTTTCTACGAAGACGGCCATCGTGAGCTCTACAACCTCAAGGACGACCCTTACGAGAAAAACGATCTGGCCAAAGCGAACCCCGAGCAGACCGCGAAACTTGATGCGGTGCTGTCAGCGTATCTCAAGGAGACAGGCGCGAAGATGCCGACGGCTAACCCCCAGTTCGACCCCAAGGCGGCGCAAGGTCAGTAG
- the zwf gene encoding glucose-6-phosphate dehydrogenase: MATARPSTLVIFGASGDLAKRKLLPAIYELGREKLLPEKFALVGYARSEMSDEAFRAEFKQAVEKFARSSKSSVDQTLLQRILSAVYYHQGDYGSAEAHAALATKLEDIDKKHGTEGNRLFYLSTPPETFEPIIENLGKYTAGFGRRAGDVGEVKTDSWKRIIIEKPFGIDLPSAKELNSQLHRHFKESQVFRIDHYLGKETVQNLMVLRFANSIFEPIWNYKYIDHVQITVSETLGVGSRGGYYDKSGATRDMIQNHMFQLMALVAMEPPASLDAVSIRDEKTKVYKSVRPIRPEAVDQFTVRAQYTAGEHAGQKSDGYLKEKGVPADSKTETFAAMKLFIDNWRWSGTPFYLRTGKFLDEKLSEIVVRFRSPPLTLFQKQCDSPVYPNDLIIRVQPEEGIEWRINGKVPGGTMNIKPVNLDFFYKTTFNVEPPEAYERLIYDAMLGDQTLFIRGDEVEAAWAVIDPIQEGWRKSKLAPRTYTPGSWGPKESMQLIELDGRRWLHSGDGEAEPIVACSL; the protein is encoded by the coding sequence ATGGCGACAGCACGTCCTTCAACGTTGGTTATCTTTGGTGCCAGCGGCGATCTGGCGAAGCGCAAGCTTCTGCCTGCGATCTACGAGCTGGGGCGGGAAAAGCTGCTGCCCGAAAAGTTTGCCCTTGTCGGCTACGCCCGCTCCGAGATGTCGGATGAGGCCTTTCGCGCCGAGTTCAAGCAGGCCGTCGAGAAGTTCGCCCGCAGCAGCAAGTCGTCTGTCGATCAGACGCTGCTCCAGCGCATCCTGTCGGCCGTCTACTACCATCAGGGTGACTACGGTTCGGCCGAAGCGCACGCCGCGCTGGCGACGAAACTCGAAGACATCGACAAGAAGCATGGCACCGAAGGCAACCGCCTCTTCTACCTTTCAACACCGCCGGAAACCTTCGAGCCGATCATCGAGAACCTCGGCAAGTACACCGCCGGCTTCGGCCGCCGGGCGGGTGATGTCGGAGAAGTGAAGACCGACAGTTGGAAGCGAATCATCATCGAGAAGCCGTTCGGCATCGACCTGCCTAGCGCCAAGGAACTCAACAGCCAGCTCCACCGTCACTTCAAGGAAAGCCAGGTCTTCCGCATCGACCATTACCTGGGCAAGGAAACCGTCCAGAACCTGATGGTGCTGCGGTTCGCCAACTCGATCTTCGAGCCGATCTGGAACTACAAGTACATCGACCACGTGCAGATCACCGTCAGCGAGACGCTCGGCGTCGGCAGTCGAGGCGGGTACTACGACAAGAGCGGCGCGACGCGCGACATGATCCAGAATCACATGTTCCAGCTCATGGCGCTGGTCGCGATGGAACCCCCGGCCTCGCTCGATGCCGTCAGCATTCGCGACGAGAAGACCAAGGTGTATAAGTCGGTCCGCCCGATTCGGCCCGAAGCGGTCGATCAGTTCACCGTCCGCGCCCAGTACACCGCCGGCGAGCACGCCGGGCAGAAGTCCGACGGCTACCTGAAGGAAAAGGGCGTTCCCGCCGACAGCAAGACCGAGACGTTCGCCGCGATGAAGCTGTTCATCGACAACTGGCGTTGGAGCGGCACGCCGTTCTATCTGCGGACGGGGAAGTTCCTGGACGAGAAGCTGAGCGAGATCGTCGTCCGCTTCCGCAGCCCGCCGCTGACGCTGTTCCAGAAGCAATGCGACAGCCCGGTTTATCCGAACGACCTGATCATCCGCGTGCAGCCCGAAGAAGGCATCGAATGGCGGATCAACGGCAAGGTGCCCGGCGGCACGATGAACATCAAGCCGGTGAACCTCGACTTCTTCTATAAGACGACCTTCAACGTCGAACCGCCCGAAGCCTACGAACGGCTGATCTACGACGCCATGCTCGGCGACCAGACGCTGTTCATTCGCGGTGACGAAGTCGAAGCCGCCTGGGCGGTGATCGACCCGATCCAGGAAGGCTGGCGTAAGAGCAAGCTCGCGCCGCGCACCTACACGCCGGGAAGCTGGGGGCCGAAGGAATCGATGCAGCTCATCGAACTCGACGGCCGCCGCTGGCTGCACAGCGGCGACGGCGAGGCGGAGCCGATCGTGGCGTGCAGTCTGTAG
- a CDS encoding phage regulatory CII family protein has protein sequence MKSYEVIRDAVDEPGVKAVAAAMRVSAALVYKWCEPPADAADPDNSGARNPLDRVRELYVNTKDRKLIDWLCHQAGGFFVANPDQDASIELDERVFTETRGMVRDFSELLDTITESLEQTPGIDKDEADQIREKWQDLKASVERFVIGCEKGFYHVPHKK, from the coding sequence ATGAAGTCCTATGAGGTCATTCGCGATGCGGTTGATGAGCCCGGTGTGAAAGCCGTCGCGGCGGCGATGCGCGTCTCCGCGGCGCTGGTCTACAAATGGTGCGAGCCCCCGGCCGACGCCGCCGACCCGGACAACTCCGGCGCCCGCAACCCGCTCGACCGCGTCCGTGAGCTTTACGTTAACACCAAGGACCGCAAGCTCATCGACTGGCTCTGTCACCAGGCCGGCGGTTTCTTCGTCGCCAACCCCGACCAGGACGCCAGCATCGAACTGGACGAGCGCGTCTTCACCGAAACCCGAGGCATGGTCCGCGACTTCAGCGAACTGCTCGACACCATCACCGAATCACTCGAGCAAACCCCCGGAATCGACAAAGACGAGGCCGACCAGATCCGGGAGAAGTGGCAGGATTTGAAGGCGTCGGTCGAGCGGTTTGTGATCGGGTGCGAGAAGGGGTTTTATCACGTGCCGCATAAGAAATGA
- a CDS encoding TVP38/TMEM64 family protein — MNEPAASISEGADAIATTAVAVERAVSPAAARVRLVILCLLTVAVIAASIWLFGTAQGRRLLDREHLAALGDSARQWVQANPLSFLLMFVVAYIVCAVLLLPVWWLQIISGFAFGIVAGIGSVMLGSTTGALATAAVSSWLGEDFVRSRIIGDGKGARRLNKAIGLLGRNGLLVVFICRLSYPIPYGVSNYLFGLTGIKRRDIAIGTALGGVPVYAGWVAAGARPDWVSRWQFWVIVVGINLLLLTPLVLRSFRRSESVDGRSGTDGPK; from the coding sequence ATGAACGAGCCGGCGGCATCCATTTCAGAGGGCGCAGACGCTATCGCGACAACGGCGGTAGCCGTCGAGCGAGCCGTTTCGCCAGCGGCCGCCCGCGTAAGGCTCGTCATCCTTTGCCTGCTCACCGTTGCCGTCATCGCCGCGAGCATCTGGCTGTTCGGCACCGCGCAGGGTCGGCGACTGTTGGACCGGGAACATCTTGCCGCACTCGGAGATTCTGCAAGGCAATGGGTGCAGGCCAATCCACTTTCGTTCCTACTGATGTTCGTGGTTGCCTACATCGTCTGTGCCGTTTTGCTGTTGCCCGTCTGGTGGCTGCAGATCATCTCCGGGTTTGCTTTCGGCATTGTCGCGGGCATCGGGTCAGTGATGCTGGGTTCCACCACCGGCGCACTGGCGACGGCGGCGGTGTCGTCCTGGCTTGGTGAAGATTTCGTCCGATCCCGCATCATCGGCGACGGGAAAGGGGCCCGGCGGCTCAACAAGGCAATCGGACTCCTGGGCCGCAACGGTCTGCTCGTCGTCTTCATCTGCCGGCTGAGCTATCCGATTCCCTACGGCGTGAGCAACTATCTCTTCGGTCTGACCGGCATCAAACGACGGGATATCGCAATCGGCACCGCGCTGGGTGGCGTTCCGGTCTATGCCGGCTGGGTCGCGGCCGGCGCGAGGCCGGACTGGGTCTCACGATGGCAGTTCTGGGTGATCGTGGTCGGTATCAATCTGCTTCTTCTGACGCCGTTGGTGCTGAGATCCTTTCGGCGATCTGAATCGGTGGACGGTCGAAGCGGGACTGACGGACCGAAATAG
- a CDS encoding DUF4351 domain-containing protein — MDHDRLFKQLLRTFFIEFLDLFLPQVTQYLEPGSLEFLDKEVFTDLSAGERHEVDLVTKCRFRGENAFFLIHVETQSGAQSDFAARMFRYFARLTEQHAMPVYPIGLFTYDAPARPEPDAFQVRFPDLDVVLFRFRAIQLNRLNWRDYMRQANPVAAALMSKMQIAAEDRPKVKLECLRLMATLKLDKSRQALIRDFMDSYLRLSTAEMQVYDRELQAIASPEREVVMQIVNEWEARGEARGIVTLLTAQISHRFGEVPGDLLDRIAHLSKENLQSLALALFDLDSMSDVEEWIATHH, encoded by the coding sequence GTGGATCACGACAGGCTTTTCAAGCAACTTCTTCGAACCTTCTTCATTGAGTTCCTCGATCTCTTCCTGCCCCAGGTAACGCAGTACCTTGAGCCGGGATCGCTGGAATTTCTGGACAAGGAGGTCTTTACCGATCTATCCGCCGGCGAACGCCACGAGGTAGATCTCGTAACCAAGTGTCGATTCCGCGGTGAAAACGCCTTTTTTCTCATTCATGTTGAAACGCAGTCGGGCGCTCAGAGCGATTTTGCCGCCCGGATGTTTCGGTATTTCGCCCGGCTGACGGAACAACATGCGATGCCGGTCTATCCCATCGGCCTGTTCACCTACGACGCGCCGGCCAGACCCGAGCCAGACGCGTTTCAAGTGCGGTTTCCTGACTTGGATGTAGTACTGTTCAGATTCCGCGCCATCCAACTCAATCGCTTGAACTGGCGGGATTACATGCGTCAGGCCAACCCGGTAGCCGCGGCGCTGATGTCGAAAATGCAGATCGCGGCCGAGGACCGGCCCAAGGTAAAACTCGAATGCCTCCGTCTGATGGCAACACTGAAACTCGACAAATCGCGGCAGGCGCTCATTCGCGATTTCATGGATTCCTATCTCCGCTTGAGTACGGCGGAGATGCAGGTGTACGATAGGGAGCTGCAGGCGATTGCGTCGCCGGAACGCGAGGTTGTTATGCAGATTGTCAATGAATGGGAAGCACGCGGTGAAGCACGCGGCATCGTGACCTTGTTAACGGCTCAGATTTCGCACCGGTTTGGTGAAGTTCCGGGCGACCTTCTTGATCGCATCGCGCATCTGTCCAAGGAGAACTTACAGTCTTTGGCTCTGGCACTTTTCGACTTGGACTCCATGTCCGACGTGGAGGAATGGATCGCCACGCACCATTGA